In Brachypodium distachyon strain Bd21 chromosome 5, Brachypodium_distachyon_v3.0, whole genome shotgun sequence, the genomic window AAAGGCAAAGTCACAAACTAGTCAGGCTAGTCGAGTGGTGCCTTGCACCTAGATGGGCAACGCAGACAGTAGTGACCCAAGATGCAAAATTGAAGTTGGTTATGAACTTACGGATAAACCATCTTCTGCACAGCTGGGTCTTCCATCATTTTCTCGATTGTATCAATAGAGAGCATAGGTCCTGACTTACCTATACAGTATACACAGAATCAACTTTGGGCATTTGTACACACCAGGAGAGAACGGACAAAAGAATATTACAACACTATTTTAAGAAATTACTGATGTGAAAGTAAAATTTCTAAATTTGTTTAGTAGACAAATGTACAATTACTAACTGGATTCAGTTGGCCCAGTGGAGGAATCTTCGGTTGGCTTAAAAGCAGCTCCATTCGTAGGAACCTTTACGAACCATCACAAATGTATTAATTACAAAGAATTGTATAGGAAGCCAATTACCAAGCTTCTTAAGGAAACTTACATTTTGCTCCGCATCCTCCTTAACTTCACTTTCTGTACTAGCGCCTTTTACATCTACTGTCTCCAGTGAAGATTGAAGCTCCTTTTGCTGCAACTCTTGAGGAGAAACATCAACAAAGGCTGCAAACATTTTGTTATAAAACCACAATGAGATGTAGATGCCAAATATCAGAAGAAAAATGAGGCTAAGcattaagaaaaagaagaagcataGCCAGGCTTATCAGGATCATGTTCAAGCCCATTAGTGGTGTGGGCTTATTTCCTAATATTGAGCTATAAGAGGAGCCAAGAAGTAGGATCGcataaaaatagaaaaaatgcATTAAGAGATAACTCAGCATATTTGTATACAGTATGACCAAAAGAGGGATTCCCCCATTCAATGATAGTTGGAGAAAACAATCCAGATGTGAAAGGTTGGTACCAAATTTCTTCGAAGGCTTTGATGTTTCGATCACATCGGCAACTTCAGAAGTTTCAGTTGCTGCCACATCAGTGGCTGAAACATCAACAGTTGTACCATTTGGGGAGGTATTTTTCCTTGGTCCTGAGTATGGATAACTGCTTGGTGCTGTGGAACCTGCCTGTGGTGGCATGGAAAACGGGAAAGGCGAGTTCGTGCCAAATGTATTTGGCGGTGTCTGTGTCATCATTGACTTGAATGCTTGCTCCATTGCATATTTCTGCAATAGATTTACCAACATGTAAAAAATGGGAAGGCAAATTAATGCTGCTCATGCACAACCAAACACACAGTATGAAAAAACCACAGCTAAACAGTAAAAGCAACAGCAAAGTATGCATAAAGGGATTAATCAGAAATACATAATATCATTTTAAAGGAAATATGCAAACAACAACGATGAAAATTGTACCACTAGTATAAGACTAAAAAATATGTGAGacaaaaacaaatgaattGGTCCTCAAATTAAAATACATTGGTCGTTGTAGCACAGCATCATTAACCATTTAAGAACTTTAAAGAAAGCTCTGGAATAGCAAAGTGAGGTGCAGCTAGAAAATGTCTCGATGAAATACTCCCTGCCTCCTAGCATGCAAGTGCACCCAATGGGTCATTCTGAGGATCACTATGTGAATGATTGAGGATGTATAGTCTGTTTGAAGCGCAGAAACAAATAACAGCTGCAAGCTCACCTTTACCATTGAAGAGACCTGGTacaacaaaaaccaagtattaatttacaaaaagaacataTATGGGACAACACACTAAAGGATAAACAAGCAGCACAATTGGCACCATGGAAAACGCCGCAGATAACGCTATACCAATTCCAATCCAGAAAACAGGTGAACCGCTGCAGAGATTTTGGAACAAAGTCATCACATAAGGATAAATTTGAGAACGTTTAgacagaaataaaaaggaaacatACTCACATATATGATGATGGGGGTGGCATTGGAGGCAGGGTACCAGTTCCTGTCGAGGTATTCTCACTGCTGGTTGAAGACGATATGCTTGCAAAGGCGGTTGTGTTCAATCCATCCAAAACTGATGCAGAAAACACTTTTTTTAGTATGAATACCAGAACAAAGAAGATACCGCAGTTTTAAATAGCCATATCTTGTTTTTGGGCCCCAAAAGCTAAGCAACTAGTCAATGTTCGACCATACTAGCGACTAGTGCTATAGCCCCACTATTTGACGTAGCTTGTAGCTAGTGATACCTCCACTAATATAGGTACATTTATCACAAGTATAATAGTTTTGAAGTATAATTTTACTGAAACTAAGAAATACATCAATAATATAAGATTAAAGTACTTCTAAATTACTTGATTACTTTTATTtgacaatttttattttttgtatgaAAACACTAGCGTAAATAGCT contains:
- the LOC100844034 gene encoding protein TIC 40, chloroplastic — its product is MESLILASSCSAYPRLPPLPAARRPSQPLPATSLSAGAGRRGARRPRLVVSAAARGSRNVLDGLNTTAFASISSSTSSENTSTGTGTLPPMPPPSSYIGSPVFWIGIGIALSAAFSMVSSMVKKYAMEQAFKSMMTQTPPNTFGTNSPFPFSMPPQAGSTAPSSYPYSGPRKNTSPNGTTVDVSATDVAATETSEVADVIETSKPSKKFAFVDVSPQELQQKELQSSLETVDVKGASTESEVKEDAEQNVPTNGAAFKPTEDSSTGPTESSKSGPMLSIDTIEKMMEDPAVQKMVYPYLPEEMRNPDSFKWMLQNPMYRQQLEDMLNNMGASPDQWDNRMVDHLKNFDLSSPEVRQQFAQVGMTPEEVVSKIMANPEVAVAFQNPKIQTAIMDCSQNPLNIVKYQNDKEVMDVFMKISQIFPQING